A region of Streptomyces halobius DNA encodes the following proteins:
- a CDS encoding polyamine ABC transporter substrate-binding protein: MADLSRRSLLRGIGTIGTAGALAAAAGCGVPPAYVEAADRGGPDRSARDRRLVFANWPLYIDVDDHDKRRRPTLDAFRRRTGISVTYTEEINDNDEFFGKIAPALMNHQPTGRDLIVISDWMCARFVRLGWVQKMDRAAQPQVAANLDPLLLSPHFDPGRAHSVPWQSGITGIAYNRRKLGREIHRTADLWQDDLRGRVTLLSGLDEAFAMLMQGDGVDITRWTADDFHRMTDRIRGLVRKGHIRRFTGNDYIKDLDSGDVLAAQAYSGDVRQLRADNPDIEFVVPEEGAELWAESLMIPDLADHKRNAERLIDYYYRPEVAADLAAWVNYVCPVPAARDILASARDKERAALAEDLLVFPDDTMRKRLAIARDITSEERTGFAKEWNGIVGL; encoded by the coding sequence ATGGCTGATCTTTCGCGGCGTTCGCTGCTCAGGGGCATCGGCACCATCGGCACGGCCGGGGCGCTGGCCGCCGCGGCCGGATGCGGGGTGCCGCCGGCGTACGTCGAGGCCGCGGACCGCGGCGGCCCGGACCGCTCGGCGCGGGACCGGCGGCTCGTGTTCGCCAACTGGCCGCTCTATATCGACGTCGACGACCACGACAAACGGCGCCGACCCACCCTGGACGCGTTCCGGCGGCGCACCGGGATATCCGTCACCTACACGGAAGAGATCAACGACAACGACGAGTTCTTCGGGAAGATCGCTCCGGCGCTGATGAACCACCAGCCCACCGGCCGCGATCTGATCGTCATCAGCGACTGGATGTGCGCCCGGTTCGTCCGGCTGGGCTGGGTCCAGAAGATGGACCGGGCGGCCCAGCCCCAGGTCGCCGCAAACCTCGATCCGCTGCTGCTCTCCCCGCACTTCGACCCCGGCCGCGCCCACTCCGTCCCCTGGCAGTCCGGGATCACCGGCATCGCGTACAACCGCAGAAAGCTGGGCCGGGAGATCCACCGGACCGCCGACCTGTGGCAGGACGATCTGCGCGGGCGGGTCACCCTGCTCTCCGGGCTCGACGAGGCGTTCGCGATGCTCATGCAGGGCGACGGTGTCGACATCACCCGCTGGACCGCCGACGACTTCCACCGGATGACCGACCGGATCCGCGGGCTCGTCCGCAAGGGCCACATCCGGCGGTTCACCGGCAACGACTACATCAAGGACCTGGACTCCGGGGACGTCCTCGCCGCGCAGGCGTACTCCGGTGATGTGAGGCAACTCCGGGCGGACAACCCCGACATCGAGTTCGTGGTGCCGGAGGAAGGCGCCGAGCTGTGGGCGGAGAGCCTGATGATCCCCGACCTCGCGGACCACAAGCGCAACGCGGAGCGGCTGATCGACTACTACTACCGGCCGGAGGTCGCCGCCGACCTGGCGGCCTGGGTCAACTATGTGTGCCCCGTCCCCGCCGCACGGGACATCCTCGCATCCGCCAGGGACAAGGAACGGGCCGCACTGGCCGAGGACCTGCT
- a CDS encoding gamma-aminobutyraldehyde dehydrogenase, with protein MTTALRRLRNYIDGEFRDAADGRTTEVVNPSTGEAYATAPLSGAADIDAAMAAAEAAFPAWRDLIPAERQKVLLKIADRFEERAEELIAAESENCGKPIALVRDEEIPPMVDQIRFFAGAARMLEGRSAGEYMDGFTSIVRREPVGVCAQVAPWNYPMMMAVWKFAPALAAGNTVVIKPSDTTPASTVLIADIIGSVLDELGHPRGVFNVVCGDRETGRLMVEHPVPAMASITGSVRAGMQVAESASRDLKRVHLELGGKAPVVVFEDTDIAKAVEDITVAGYFNAGQDCTAATRVLVHESIHDDFVAALAKAASETKTGAVDAEDVLYGPLNNANQLQQVKGFIERLPAHAKIEAGGEQIGEKGYFFAPTVVSGLKQDDEIIQREVFGPVITVQSFTDEKQAVAWANGVEYALASSVWTKDHARAMRMSKSLDFGCVWINTHIPLVAEMPHGGFKKSGYGKDLSAYGFDDYTRIKHVMTSLD; from the coding sequence GTGACCACCGCACTGCGTCGTCTGCGCAACTACATCGACGGGGAGTTCCGGGACGCCGCCGACGGGCGGACCACGGAGGTGGTCAACCCGTCGACGGGTGAGGCGTACGCCACCGCGCCTCTCTCGGGCGCCGCCGACATCGACGCGGCGATGGCTGCCGCCGAGGCCGCCTTCCCCGCATGGCGTGACCTGATCCCGGCCGAGCGCCAGAAGGTCCTGCTCAAGATCGCCGACCGCTTCGAGGAGCGGGCCGAGGAGCTGATCGCCGCCGAGTCCGAGAACTGCGGCAAGCCCATCGCGCTCGTACGCGACGAGGAAATCCCGCCGATGGTGGACCAGATCCGCTTCTTCGCGGGTGCCGCCCGGATGCTGGAGGGCCGCTCGGCCGGCGAGTACATGGACGGCTTCACGTCCATCGTCCGGCGTGAGCCGGTCGGCGTCTGCGCGCAGGTCGCGCCCTGGAACTACCCGATGATGATGGCGGTGTGGAAGTTCGCGCCGGCGCTGGCCGCGGGCAACACCGTCGTCATCAAGCCGTCCGACACCACCCCCGCCTCCACGGTGCTGATCGCCGACATCATCGGCAGCGTGCTGGACGAACTGGGCCACCCCCGCGGCGTGTTCAACGTCGTCTGCGGCGACCGCGAGACCGGCCGGCTGATGGTCGAGCACCCGGTCCCGGCGATGGCCTCGATCACCGGCTCGGTCCGTGCCGGTATGCAGGTCGCCGAGTCCGCGTCCAGGGACCTCAAGCGGGTCCACCTGGAGCTCGGCGGCAAGGCGCCGGTCGTCGTCTTCGAGGACACCGACATCGCCAAGGCCGTCGAGGACATCACCGTCGCCGGCTACTTCAACGCCGGCCAGGACTGTACGGCCGCCACCCGGGTGCTCGTCCACGAATCCATCCACGACGACTTCGTCGCCGCGCTGGCCAAGGCCGCCTCGGAGACCAAGACCGGTGCCGTCGACGCCGAGGACGTGCTGTACGGCCCGCTGAACAACGCCAACCAGCTCCAGCAGGTCAAGGGCTTCATCGAGCGACTGCCCGCGCACGCCAAGATCGAGGCGGGCGGCGAACAGATCGGTGAGAAGGGCTACTTCTTCGCCCCGACCGTCGTCTCGGGCCTCAAGCAGGACGACGAGATCATCCAGCGCGAGGTCTTCGGCCCGGTCATCACCGTCCAGTCCTTCACCGACGAGAAGCAGGCGGTGGCGTGGGCCAACGGCGTCGAGTACGCCCTGGCGTCCTCGGTGTGGACGAAGGACCACGCCCGCGCCATGCGGATGTCCAAGAGCCTCGACTTCGGCTGCGTCTGGATCAACACCCACATCCCGCTGGTCGCCGAGATGCCGCACGGCGGATTCAAGAAGTCCGGCTACGGCAAGGACCTTTCGGCCTACGGCTTCGACGACTACACCCGTATCAAGCATGTGATGACCTCGCTGGACTAG
- a CDS encoding Lrp/AsnC family transcriptional regulator: MRDVAPPRNSHDRTGTPSIDSVSLAIIEQLQEDGRRPYAAIGKAVGLSEAAVRQRVQKLLDQGVMQIVAVTDPLTVGFRRQAMVGINVEGDLDPVADALTTMEEVEYVVMTAGSFDLIIEIVCEDDDHLLEMINKRIRTLPGVRSTESFVYLKLRKQTYTWGTR; the protein is encoded by the coding sequence GTGAGGGACGTGGCGCCTCCTCGAAACAGTCATGACAGAACCGGCACTCCGTCGATCGACTCCGTCTCCCTGGCGATCATCGAGCAGCTCCAGGAGGACGGACGCCGTCCGTACGCCGCGATCGGCAAGGCCGTGGGCCTGTCCGAGGCGGCGGTACGCCAACGCGTACAGAAACTGCTCGACCAAGGCGTGATGCAGATCGTCGCGGTCACCGACCCCCTCACGGTCGGTTTCCGGCGACAGGCAATGGTCGGCATCAACGTCGAGGGCGACCTCGATCCCGTGGCCGACGCCCTGACGACCATGGAAGAGGTCGAGTACGTCGTCATGACGGCGGGCTCCTTCGATCTCATCATCGAGATCGTCTGCGAGGACGACGATCACCTCCTGGAAATGATCAACAAGCGGATCCGCACCCTGCCCGGCGTCCGCTCCACCGAGAGCTTCGTTTACCTCAAGCTCCGGAAGCAGACCTACACCTGGGGAACGAGATAG